The proteins below come from a single Kitasatospora sp. NBC_00315 genomic window:
- the lgt gene encoding prolipoprotein diacylglyceryl transferase codes for MNIAYIPSPSRGVLHLGPLPLRAYAFCIIIGVVVAVWLGSKRWVARGGAKHTVGDIAVWAVPFGLVGGRLYHVITDNQLYFGDGRNPWNAFKIWEGGLGIWGAIALGAVGAWIGCRRRGVPLPAWADALAPGIALAQACGRWGNWFNQELYGRATTLPWGLKIDKTLPDGEVVHGIYHPTFLYESLWCVGVALLVIWADRRFTLGHGRAFALYVAAYTVGRFWIEALRIDEAHRFLGLRLNDWTSIVVFVGAVTYLVIVGKKRPGREDPDSIDPAAREERAAAASHASDGDDSAESPGAGGGLADAVGPTPAQAAPTDAEKLI; via the coding sequence ATGAATATCGCTTACATTCCGAGCCCGTCGCGGGGCGTCCTCCACCTGGGACCGCTCCCGCTGCGCGCGTACGCCTTCTGCATCATCATCGGTGTCGTCGTGGCCGTCTGGCTCGGCAGCAAGCGCTGGGTCGCCCGGGGCGGTGCCAAGCACACGGTGGGTGACATCGCCGTCTGGGCCGTCCCGTTCGGCCTGGTCGGCGGTCGGCTGTACCACGTGATCACCGACAACCAGCTGTACTTCGGGGACGGCAGGAATCCCTGGAACGCCTTCAAGATCTGGGAGGGCGGCCTCGGCATCTGGGGGGCGATCGCGCTCGGCGCGGTCGGTGCCTGGATCGGCTGTCGCCGCCGGGGCGTACCGCTGCCGGCCTGGGCGGACGCCCTCGCGCCGGGCATCGCGCTCGCCCAGGCCTGCGGCCGCTGGGGCAACTGGTTCAACCAGGAGCTCTACGGCCGGGCGACGACCCTGCCCTGGGGCCTGAAGATCGACAAGACGCTGCCGGACGGCGAGGTGGTCCACGGGATCTACCACCCGACCTTCCTGTACGAGTCGCTCTGGTGCGTCGGTGTCGCGCTGCTGGTCATCTGGGCCGACCGCCGCTTCACCCTCGGCCACGGCCGCGCCTTCGCGCTGTACGTCGCCGCGTACACGGTGGGCCGGTTCTGGATCGAGGCGCTGCGGATCGACGAGGCCCACCGGTTCCTCGGCCTGCGCCTCAACGACTGGACGTCGATCGTCGTCTTCGTCGGCGCCGTCACCTACCTGGTGATCGTCGGGAAGAAGCGCCCCGGCCGGGAGGACCCGGACTCGATCGACCCGGCCGCCCGTGAGGAGCGTGCCGCCGCGGCGTCCCACGCCTCGGACGGTGACGACTCCGCCGAGAGCCCCGGTGCCGGCGGCGGCCTGGCCGACGCGGTCGGCCCCACCCCCGCACAGGCTGCCCCGACGGATGCCGAGAAGCTCATCTGA
- a CDS encoding MauE/DoxX family redox-associated membrane protein, protein MSGQQGAESRPHIAGRSDAGSALRRVTDGPAAEWISTAARLGLAVVWAWAGFAKVSDPAAAAQAVRAYEILPESLVKPVGYALPFLELALALLLLIGLGVRIVAVVSAVLLLAFIAGIGSAWARGISIDCGCFGGGGAVDASQTEYLQEILRDTGFLLLAGWLVFRPRTKFSADAWLAA, encoded by the coding sequence ATGTCCGGTCAGCAGGGCGCCGAGTCACGCCCGCACATCGCCGGCCGGTCCGACGCCGGTTCGGCGCTGCGGCGGGTGACGGACGGTCCGGCGGCCGAGTGGATCAGCACGGCTGCCAGGCTCGGCCTGGCCGTGGTCTGGGCCTGGGCCGGCTTCGCCAAGGTGTCGGATCCCGCCGCCGCCGCCCAGGCCGTGCGCGCGTACGAGATCCTCCCGGAGTCGCTGGTGAAGCCGGTCGGCTACGCGCTGCCGTTCCTGGAGCTGGCGCTCGCCCTGCTGCTGCTGATCGGCCTGGGCGTGCGGATCGTCGCCGTGGTCTCCGCGGTGCTGCTGCTCGCCTTCATCGCGGGCATCGGCTCGGCGTGGGCGCGCGGCATCTCGATCGACTGCGGCTGCTTCGGCGGTGGCGGGGCGGTGGACGCCTCGCAGACCGAGTACCTGCAGGAGATCCTGCGCGACACCGGCTTCCTGCTGCTGGCCGGCTGGCTGGTGTTCCGGCCCCGTACCAAGTTCTCCGCCGACGCCTGGCTGGCCGCCTGA
- a CDS encoding DsbA family protein yields MSEKNRDGKRTARERMLEERAAEEAKSRRNKKLAVGGSVLAVIVVAAVVGVVVQNNRSKPETPVAAPAGTIGDKNLVIPVGSPDAPSTLTVYEDPRCPACGAFEREFSPTIDQLEDQGKLVINYHIVSFIDRSLGGKGSKYAANALACAQDAGHFRDYHDVLYRNQPDETNDAFGDKATLISLSKQVTGLDTPTFEACVNDNRFSGWVSAVQQDFDKSSFKSTPTVLLNGQPVYPKNGADEITPENLVKWVDAANQGKTLGTPGSNGQTPAPTSTASESNNPSPGVTG; encoded by the coding sequence ATGAGCGAGAAGAACCGAGATGGCAAGCGCACCGCCCGTGAGCGGATGCTGGAGGAGCGGGCGGCCGAGGAGGCCAAGTCCAGGCGGAACAAGAAGCTGGCCGTCGGCGGCTCCGTCCTCGCGGTGATCGTGGTGGCGGCGGTGGTCGGCGTGGTGGTGCAGAACAACCGCTCCAAGCCCGAGACGCCGGTGGCCGCCCCGGCCGGCACCATCGGCGACAAGAACCTGGTCATCCCGGTCGGTTCGCCCGACGCCCCCTCCACGCTCACCGTGTACGAGGACCCGCGCTGCCCCGCCTGCGGTGCCTTCGAGCGCGAGTTCAGCCCGACCATCGACCAGCTGGAGGACCAGGGCAAGCTGGTCATCAACTACCACATCGTGTCGTTCATCGACCGCTCGCTCGGCGGCAAGGGCTCGAAGTACGCCGCCAACGCCCTGGCCTGCGCGCAGGACGCCGGGCACTTCCGCGACTACCACGACGTGCTCTACCGCAACCAGCCGGACGAGACCAACGACGCCTTCGGCGACAAGGCCACCCTGATCTCGCTCTCCAAGCAGGTCACCGGCCTGGACACGCCGACCTTCGAGGCGTGCGTCAACGACAACAGGTTCAGCGGCTGGGTGTCGGCCGTGCAGCAGGACTTCGACAAGTCCAGCTTCAAGTCGACCCCGACGGTGCTGCTCAACGGCCAGCCGGTCTACCCGAAGAACGGCGCCGACGAGATCACCCCGGAGAACCTGGTCAAGTGGGTCGACGCGGCCAACCAGGGCAAGACCCTCGGCACCCCGGGCTCGAACGGCCAGACGCCGGCCCCGACCAGTACCGCCTCCGAGTCGAACAACCCGTCGCCCGGTGTCACCGGCTGA
- the trpA gene encoding tryptophan synthase subunit alpha has protein sequence MASKLSETLAAARAEGRAALIGYLPAGFPSVEGGIRAVRALIEGGCDIVEVGLPHSDPVLDGPTIQTADDIALRGGVRIKDVMRTVREVASATDAPVLVMTYWNPVDRYGAARFAADLAAAGGAGCILPDLPVEESEEWRKAAGEHGLDTVFVVAPSSKDPRLAEVTAAGTGFVYAAAVMGVTGSRAQVGNLAEDLVARTRATTDLPVCVGLGVSTAAQAAEVAGFADGVIVGSAFVQRILDADGDEEAALTAVRALAGELAAGVRRR, from the coding sequence GTGGCTTCCAAGCTCAGCGAGACCCTGGCGGCGGCCAGGGCCGAGGGCCGGGCGGCCCTGATCGGCTACCTCCCGGCGGGTTTCCCCAGCGTCGAGGGCGGCATCAGGGCCGTCCGCGCGCTGATCGAGGGCGGCTGCGACATCGTCGAGGTCGGCCTGCCGCACTCCGACCCGGTCCTGGACGGCCCGACCATCCAGACCGCCGACGACATCGCGCTGCGCGGCGGCGTCAGGATCAAGGACGTCATGCGCACCGTGCGGGAGGTGGCCTCGGCCACCGACGCCCCGGTGCTGGTGATGACGTACTGGAACCCGGTCGACCGCTACGGCGCCGCCCGCTTCGCCGCCGATCTGGCGGCCGCCGGGGGAGCGGGCTGCATCCTGCCCGACCTGCCGGTCGAGGAGTCCGAGGAATGGCGCAAGGCCGCCGGGGAGCACGGTCTGGACACCGTCTTCGTGGTCGCTCCGAGCAGCAAGGACCCGCGTCTGGCCGAGGTCACCGCGGCCGGCACCGGCTTCGTCTACGCCGCCGCCGTGATGGGTGTGACCGGCAGCCGGGCCCAGGTCGGCAACCTCGCCGAGGACCTGGTCGCCCGGACCCGGGCCACCACCGACCTGCCGGTCTGCGTGGGTCTCGGCGTCTCCACCGCCGCGCAGGCCGCCGAGGTGGCGGGCTTCGCGGACGGCGTGATCGTCGGCTCGGCGTTCGTCCAGCGCATCCTGGACGCCGACGGGGACGAGGAGGCCGCGCTGACGGCGGTCCGCGCCCTGGCCGGCGAGCTGGCCGCCGGCGTCCGGCGCCGCTGA
- a CDS encoding VIT1/CCC1 transporter family protein translates to MSEPRTEDDQPKPRIPAEGHHRDVNGGWLRPAVFGAMDGLVSNFALMTGVVGGAASSGAVVLTGLAGLAAGACSMAAGEYTSVASQRELVQAEIEAERLELSRNPHGELAELAELYVSRGVEPELAREVARQLSADPDRTLEIHAREELGIDPNDLPSPLVAAGSSFVCFALGALLPLLPYLLGATSLLPALLLSLAGLFACGAVVARVTARSWWFSGLRQLVLGGVAAGVTYLLGWLIGGAVG, encoded by the coding sequence ATCAGCGAACCCCGCACCGAGGACGACCAGCCGAAGCCCCGCATTCCCGCGGAGGGACACCACCGCGACGTGAACGGCGGCTGGCTGCGTCCGGCGGTGTTCGGCGCGATGGACGGGCTGGTCTCCAACTTCGCGCTGATGACCGGCGTGGTCGGCGGCGCCGCCTCCAGCGGTGCGGTGGTGCTGACCGGCCTGGCGGGGCTCGCCGCCGGCGCCTGCTCGATGGCGGCGGGGGAGTACACCTCGGTCGCCTCCCAGCGTGAGCTGGTGCAGGCCGAGATCGAGGCGGAGCGCCTGGAGCTGAGCCGCAACCCGCACGGCGAGCTGGCCGAGCTGGCCGAGCTGTACGTCTCCCGGGGGGTGGAGCCCGAGCTCGCGCGCGAGGTGGCCCGGCAGCTGTCGGCGGACCCGGACCGCACGCTGGAGATCCACGCCCGGGAGGAGCTGGGCATCGACCCGAACGACCTGCCCTCGCCGCTGGTGGCGGCGGGCTCCTCGTTCGTCTGCTTCGCCCTGGGCGCGCTGCTCCCGCTGCTGCCCTACCTGCTGGGTGCGACCTCGCTGCTGCCCGCGCTGCTGCTCTCGCTGGCCGGCCTGTTCGCCTGCGGCGCCGTGGTGGCCCGGGTGACGGCCCGCAGCTGGTGGTTCAGCGGTCTGCGTCAGCTGGTGCTGGGCGGGGTCGCGGCCGGTGTGACCTACCTGCTGGGGTGGCTGATCGGCGGGGCGGTCGGCTGA
- the gltB gene encoding glutamate synthase large subunit, producing the protein MHSDNEPKAGASRSPYALVPDARPAAQGLYDPRNEHDACGVGFVATLTGVADHKIVEQALTVLRNLEHRGATGAEPDSGDGAGILTQVPDAFLRSKVAFELPTAGAYAVGIAFLPDEDAADAGAVAQIEAIAADEDLTVLGWRDVPVTPDLLGATARSVMPRFRQIFLAAAAGKGDLTSLELDRAAFVVRKRSEREAGVYFPSLSARTIVYKGMLTTGQLEPFFPDLSDRLFASAIGLIHSRFSTNTFPSWPLAHPYRFVAHNGEINTVKGNRNWMTARESQLATDLIPANRNGQGLERIFPICTPDHSDSASFDEVLELLHLGGRSLPHSVLMMIPEAWENHATMDPARRAFYQYHSNLMEPWDGPACVTFTDGTQIGAVLDRNGLRPARYWITEDGLVVLSSEVGVLDLEQETVVKKGRLQPGKMFLIDTAEHRIVEDEEIKSALAAEHPYEEWIAAGQIQLAQLPEREHIAHTHASVTRRQQTFGYTEEELRVILAPMAKTGGEALGSMGTDSPIAALSEKPRLLFDYFIQLFAQVTNPPLDAIREELVTSLLSNLGPEGNLLAAESAACRSVGITFPVIDNDELAKLVHINADGDQSGLKAVTLSGLYKVSGGGEALAARLKAVAAEADAAIADGARIVVLSDRHSDAEHAPIPSLLLTSAVHHHLIRTKQRTQVSLIVEAGDVREVHHVALLIGYGAGAVNPYLAMESVEDLVAQGVFITGIEAEKAIKNLIKALGKGVLKVMSKMGISTVASYRGAQVFEVIGLDQQTVDSYFSGTTTKLGGIGLDEIAREVAARHAKAYPASGITAAHRALEIGGEYQWRREGEPHLFDPDTVFRLQHSTRSRRYDIFKQYTERVNEQSERLMTLRGLFRFDGNGRTPISIDEVEPVSEIVKRFSTGAMSYGSISMEAHETLAIAMNRLGGKSNTGEGGEDPERLYDPERRSAIKQVASGRFGVTSEYLVNADDIQIKMAQGAKPGEGGQLPGHKVYPWVARTRHSTPGVGLISPPPHHDIYSIEDLAQLIHDLKNANPAARIHVKLVSEVGVGTVAAGVSKAHADVVLVSGHDGGTGASPLTSLKHAGGPWELGLAETQQTLLLNGLRDRIVVQTDGQLKTGRDVVIAALLGAEEFGFATAPLVVSGCIMMRVCHLDTCPVGVATQNPVLRERFSGKPEFVVNFFEFIAEEVREILAELGFRTIEEAVGHAEHIDATEAVSHWKAAGLDLAPLFHVPELPEGAALHNTTGQDHSLDKALDNQLISLAEDALERGDAVRIQLPIRNVNRTVGTMLGHEVTKRYRGEGLPEGTIDVTFTGSAGQSFGAFVPRGITLRLEGDANDYVGKGLSGGVLIVRPARGAAAIGADAQNHVIAGNTIGYGATSGRIHLRGKAGERFAVRNSGATLVVEGVGDHGLEYMTGGRVVILGETGRNLAAGMSGGIAYVLDLRPANVNDGMVGIEAPTAADREWLRDTVQQHYEETGSTVAAELLADWASGVSRFSKIMPTDYKAVLAAKDAAERDGLSESETTRKMMEAANG; encoded by the coding sequence ATGCACTCCGACAACGAGCCCAAGGCCGGCGCATCGCGCTCGCCGTACGCGCTCGTTCCGGATGCGCGACCTGCTGCTCAGGGCCTGTACGACCCGCGGAACGAGCACGACGCCTGTGGTGTCGGTTTCGTCGCGACGCTGACCGGCGTCGCCGACCACAAGATCGTCGAGCAGGCGCTCACCGTCCTGCGCAACCTGGAGCACCGCGGTGCGACCGGTGCCGAGCCGGACTCCGGTGACGGCGCGGGCATCCTGACCCAGGTCCCCGACGCGTTCCTGCGCTCCAAGGTCGCCTTCGAGCTCCCCACCGCCGGCGCCTACGCGGTCGGCATCGCCTTCCTCCCCGACGAGGACGCCGCCGATGCCGGCGCGGTCGCCCAGATCGAGGCCATCGCCGCCGACGAGGACCTGACCGTCCTCGGCTGGCGCGACGTCCCGGTCACCCCCGACCTGCTCGGCGCCACCGCCCGCTCGGTCATGCCGCGCTTCCGGCAGATCTTCCTGGCCGCCGCCGCTGGTAAGGGTGACCTTACCAGCCTGGAGCTGGACCGCGCCGCGTTCGTGGTGCGCAAGCGCTCCGAGCGCGAGGCCGGCGTGTACTTCCCGTCGCTCTCCGCCCGCACCATCGTCTACAAGGGCATGCTGACCACCGGCCAGCTGGAGCCCTTCTTCCCCGACCTGTCGGACCGGCTCTTCGCCTCCGCCATCGGCCTGATCCACTCGCGCTTCTCCACCAACACGTTCCCGAGCTGGCCGCTCGCCCACCCGTACCGCTTCGTCGCGCACAACGGCGAGATCAACACGGTCAAGGGCAACCGGAACTGGATGACCGCGCGCGAGTCCCAGCTGGCCACCGACCTGATCCCGGCGAACCGGAACGGCCAGGGCCTGGAGCGGATCTTCCCGATCTGCACCCCGGACCACTCCGACTCGGCGTCCTTCGACGAGGTCCTGGAGCTGCTCCACCTCGGCGGCCGCTCGCTGCCGCACTCGGTGCTGATGATGATCCCGGAGGCCTGGGAGAACCACGCCACCATGGACCCGGCCCGGCGCGCCTTCTACCAGTACCACTCCAACCTGATGGAGCCCTGGGACGGCCCGGCCTGCGTCACCTTCACCGACGGCACCCAGATCGGCGCGGTCCTCGACCGCAACGGCCTGCGCCCGGCCCGCTACTGGATCACCGAGGACGGCCTGGTCGTCCTCTCCTCCGAGGTCGGCGTGCTCGACCTGGAGCAGGAGACGGTGGTCAAGAAGGGCCGCCTGCAGCCCGGCAAGATGTTCCTCATCGACACCGCGGAGCACCGCATCGTCGAGGACGAGGAGATCAAGTCCGCCCTCGCCGCGGAGCACCCGTACGAGGAGTGGATCGCCGCCGGCCAGATCCAGCTCGCCCAGCTCCCCGAGCGCGAGCACATCGCGCACACCCACGCCTCGGTCACCCGTCGCCAGCAGACCTTCGGTTACACCGAGGAGGAGCTGCGCGTCATCCTCGCCCCGATGGCGAAGACCGGCGGCGAGGCGCTCGGCTCGATGGGGACCGACAGCCCGATCGCGGCCCTCTCCGAGAAGCCGCGCCTGCTGTTCGACTACTTCATCCAGCTGTTCGCGCAGGTCACCAACCCCCCGCTGGACGCCATCCGCGAGGAGCTCGTCACCTCGCTGCTGAGCAACCTCGGCCCCGAGGGGAACCTGCTCGCCGCCGAGTCGGCCGCCTGCCGCTCCGTCGGCATCACCTTCCCGGTGATCGACAACGACGAGCTGGCCAAGCTGGTCCACATCAACGCCGACGGCGACCAGTCCGGCCTCAAGGCCGTCACGCTCTCCGGCCTCTACAAGGTCTCCGGCGGCGGCGAGGCCCTGGCCGCCCGCCTGAAGGCCGTCGCGGCCGAGGCCGACGCGGCGATCGCCGACGGCGCCCGCATCGTCGTCCTCTCGGACCGCCACTCGGACGCCGAGCACGCGCCGATCCCCTCGCTGCTGCTCACCTCCGCGGTGCACCACCACCTGATCCGCACCAAGCAGCGCACCCAGGTGTCGCTGATCGTGGAGGCCGGTGACGTCCGCGAGGTCCACCACGTGGCCCTGCTGATCGGCTACGGGGCCGGCGCGGTCAACCCGTACCTGGCGATGGAGTCCGTCGAGGACCTCGTCGCCCAGGGCGTGTTCATCACGGGCATCGAGGCCGAGAAGGCCATCAAGAACCTGATCAAGGCGCTCGGCAAGGGCGTCCTGAAGGTCATGTCGAAGATGGGCATCTCCACCGTCGCCTCCTACCGCGGCGCCCAGGTCTTCGAGGTCATCGGCCTCGACCAGCAGACCGTGGACAGCTACTTCTCCGGCACCACCACCAAGCTCGGCGGCATCGGCCTGGACGAGATCGCCAGGGAGGTGGCCGCCCGCCACGCCAAGGCGTACCCCGCCTCCGGCATCACCGCCGCGCACCGCGCGCTGGAGATCGGCGGCGAGTACCAGTGGCGCCGCGAGGGCGAGCCGCACCTGTTCGACCCGGACACCGTCTTCCGTCTGCAGCACTCCACCCGCAGCCGCCGGTACGACATCTTCAAGCAGTACACCGAGCGGGTGAACGAGCAGTCCGAGCGGCTGATGACGCTGCGCGGCCTGTTCAGGTTCGACGGCAACGGCCGCACCCCGATCTCCATCGACGAGGTCGAGCCGGTCTCCGAGATCGTCAAGCGCTTCTCCACCGGCGCCATGTCCTACGGCTCCATCTCGATGGAGGCGCACGAGACGCTCGCCATCGCCATGAACCGGCTCGGCGGCAAGTCGAACACCGGTGAGGGCGGCGAGGACCCGGAGCGCCTGTACGACCCGGAGCGCCGTTCGGCCATCAAGCAGGTCGCCTCCGGCCGCTTCGGCGTCACCAGCGAGTACCTGGTCAACGCGGACGACATCCAGATCAAGATGGCCCAGGGCGCCAAGCCCGGCGAGGGCGGTCAGCTGCCCGGCCACAAGGTCTACCCGTGGGTCGCGCGGACCCGGCACTCCACCCCGGGTGTCGGCCTGATCTCGCCGCCGCCGCACCACGACATCTACTCCATCGAGGACCTGGCTCAGCTGATCCACGACCTCAAGAACGCCAACCCGGCGGCCCGCATCCACGTGAAGCTGGTCTCCGAGGTCGGCGTGGGTACGGTCGCGGCCGGCGTCTCCAAGGCGCACGCCGACGTCGTGCTGGTCTCCGGCCACGACGGGGGCACCGGCGCCTCGCCGCTCACCTCGCTCAAGCACGCGGGCGGCCCCTGGGAGCTCGGCCTCGCCGAGACCCAGCAGACCCTGCTGCTCAACGGCCTGCGCGACCGCATCGTCGTGCAGACCGACGGCCAGCTGAAGACCGGCCGCGACGTGGTCATCGCCGCGCTGCTCGGCGCCGAGGAGTTCGGTTTCGCGACCGCGCCGCTCGTCGTCTCCGGCTGCATCATGATGCGCGTCTGCCACCTGGACACCTGCCCGGTCGGCGTCGCCACCCAGAACCCGGTGCTGCGCGAGCGCTTCTCGGGCAAGCCCGAGTTCGTGGTGAACTTCTTCGAGTTCATCGCGGAGGAGGTCCGCGAGATCCTCGCGGAGCTGGGCTTCCGCACCATCGAGGAGGCCGTCGGCCACGCCGAGCACATCGACGCGACCGAGGCCGTCAGCCACTGGAAGGCGGCGGGCCTCGACCTGGCCCCGCTGTTCCACGTGCCCGAGCTGCCCGAGGGCGCGGCCCTGCACAACACCACCGGCCAGGACCACTCGCTGGACAAGGCCCTGGACAACCAGCTGATCTCGCTGGCCGAGGACGCCCTGGAGCGCGGCGACGCCGTCCGCATCCAGCTGCCGATCCGCAACGTCAACCGGACCGTCGGCACCATGCTCGGCCACGAGGTGACCAAGCGGTACCGCGGCGAGGGCCTGCCCGAGGGCACCATCGACGTCACCTTCACCGGGAGCGCCGGCCAGTCCTTCGGCGCCTTCGTGCCGCGCGGCATCACGCTGCGCCTGGAGGGCGACGCCAACGACTACGTCGGCAAGGGCCTGTCGGGCGGCGTGCTCATCGTCCGCCCGGCGCGCGGCGCGGCCGCCATCGGCGCCGACGCCCAGAACCACGTGATCGCGGGCAACACCATCGGGTACGGTGCCACCAGCGGCCGGATCCACCTGCGCGGCAAGGCCGGCGAGCGCTTCGCCGTCCGCAACTCCGGTGCCACCCTGGTCGTGGAGGGCGTGGGCGACCACGGCCTGGAGTACATGACCGGCGGCCGGGTCGTCATCCTCGGCGAGACCGGGCGCAACCTGGCGGCGGGCATGTCCGGCGGTATCGCCTACGTCCTGGACCTGCGCCCCGCGAACGTGAACGACGGCATGGTGGGCATCGAGGCCCCGACCGCCGCCGACCGCGAATGGCTGCGCGACACCGTGCAGCAGCACTACGAGGAGACCGGCTCCACCGTGGCCGCCGAGCTCCTGGCCGACTGGGCGAGCGGGGTCTCCCGCTTCTCCAAGATCATGCCGACCGACTACAAGGCTGTGCTCGCCGCCAAGGATGCCGCTGAGCGCGACGGGCTCTCCGAGTCCGAGACCACTCGCAAGATGATGGAGGCGGCAAATGGCTGA
- the trpB gene encoding tryptophan synthase subunit beta: MSEKDYLPGAQVPDARGYFGAYGGRFIPEALVAAVEQVADEYEKAKADPAFTAELDGLLKDYTGRPSPLTDVHRFSAEAGGARILLKREDLNHTGSHKINNVLGQALLTRRMGKTRIIAETGAGQHGVATATACALFGFDCTVYMGEVDTERQALNVARMRMLGAEVVAVTSGSRTLKDAINEAFRDWVANVDSTHYLFGTVAGPHPFPMMVRDFHRVIGVEAREQVVERTGKLPDAVVACVGGGSNAMGIFHEFIPDAGVRLVGCEAAGEGVDTPRHAATLTKGEPGVLHGARSYVLQDEDGQTIESHSISAGLDYPGIGPEHAWLKDTGRAEYRPVTDDQAMQALRLLSRTEGIIPAIESAHALAGALELGRELGPEATILVSLSGRGDKDMHTAAQYFGLYDDKGGK, translated from the coding sequence ATGTCCGAGAAGGACTACCTGCCAGGCGCCCAGGTCCCCGACGCCCGGGGCTACTTCGGCGCGTACGGCGGCCGCTTCATCCCGGAGGCGCTGGTCGCCGCCGTGGAGCAGGTCGCCGACGAGTACGAGAAGGCCAAGGCCGATCCGGCGTTCACCGCCGAGCTGGACGGCCTGCTGAAGGACTACACCGGCCGCCCCAGCCCGCTCACCGACGTCCACCGCTTCTCCGCGGAGGCGGGCGGCGCGCGCATCCTGCTCAAGCGCGAGGACCTCAACCACACCGGCTCGCACAAGATCAACAACGTGCTGGGCCAGGCCCTGCTGACCCGCCGGATGGGCAAGACCCGGATCATCGCCGAGACCGGCGCCGGCCAGCACGGCGTCGCCACCGCCACCGCCTGCGCGCTGTTCGGCTTCGACTGCACCGTCTACATGGGCGAGGTCGACACCGAGCGCCAGGCGCTCAACGTCGCCCGGATGCGGATGCTCGGCGCCGAGGTGGTCGCCGTGACCTCCGGCAGCCGCACCCTCAAGGACGCCATCAACGAGGCCTTCCGGGACTGGGTGGCCAACGTCGACAGCACGCACTACCTGTTCGGCACGGTGGCCGGCCCGCACCCGTTCCCGATGATGGTCCGCGACTTCCACCGGGTGATCGGCGTCGAGGCCCGCGAGCAGGTCGTCGAGCGCACCGGCAAGCTGCCGGACGCCGTCGTCGCCTGCGTCGGCGGCGGCTCCAACGCGATGGGGATCTTCCACGAGTTCATCCCGGACGCCGGCGTGCGACTGGTCGGCTGCGAGGCGGCCGGCGAGGGCGTCGACACCCCGCGCCACGCGGCCACCCTCACCAAGGGCGAGCCCGGCGTGCTGCACGGCGCCCGCTCCTACGTCCTGCAGGACGAGGACGGCCAGACCATCGAGAGCCACTCCATCTCGGCCGGCCTCGACTACCCCGGCATCGGCCCCGAGCACGCCTGGCTCAAGGACACCGGCCGCGCCGAGTACCGCCCGGTCACCGACGACCAGGCCATGCAGGCGCTGCGCCTGCTGTCGCGCACCGAGGGCATCATCCCGGCCATCGAGAGCGCCCACGCGCTGGCCGGCGCCCTGGAGCTGGGCCGCGAACTCGGCCCGGAGGCCACCATCCTGGTCAGCCTCTCCGGGCGCGGCGACAAGGACATGCACACGGCCGCCCAGTACTTCGGCCTCTACGACGACAAGGGCGGTAAGTGA
- the trpM gene encoding tryptophan biosynthesis modulator TrpM, which produces MSLATRLAPGCRPRGCRAPARRVLGRRVRYVIGCEPGQVQGSRWRRTSG; this is translated from the coding sequence ATGTCACTCGCCACCCGCCTCGCCCCCGGCTGCCGCCCGCGCGGCTGCCGCGCGCCCGCACGCCGGGTGCTCGGGCGGCGGGTGCGCTACGTGATCGGCTGCGAGCCGGGGCAGGTGCAGGGCAGCCGATGGCGCAGGACGTCCGGCTGA